The window TGATATGTGGAATCAGCAAAATCATGTCGTTTGGAAATATCATAAACTTTCCTATtgtgttgacgtcaacaagttccgtggaccccattgtaatatatttattatatccacaccgtccatccattttttattattgttttaggacatatgcccaaaaatgaagaagattcaaggcttacatggaccacactagaaaGTAGTAGAGATAATGACATTGACAGTTGTAACCTTTTTACGGCCCACAGCGATGTATTTTTACCCatcaaacttgttcataagaCCACATAGACTGGgatgaaagaaaatgcaaatatcaacttgatccaaaacttctatggctcccaagaagttttcaatggtaggtgttcaatctccattgatttctatggtgtggtccatgtgagctttttgatccgcctgatttttggggtcatgccctaaaatgatcttgaaaaatagatggatgatttggatataatacatatatcatgatgggactcacaaaacttgctaacatcaaccTACTCACCAATTGGATCCATATTGAGTGTAAGGGGGATGGCCTAatatatttcaaatttcaaatggatttgAAAAGCTTCTGCTACAAATTCCATGTTTCAAATAGATTTTTCATGACCCTTCTCAATATAGGGTTCATTTTCGAGAGTGTACAAACCTAGCAATTGTTGTAGAAAACAAACATAGTGTGGGATTTAAATGGTAGTATTTTCAATTCCATCctacttaatcccatctaattccATGCGCCAAACGCTTAGAATACTTATttgtttgtgcatgtgtggcacaTTTGATCAGAGGATAGATTAAgaacattcaagtgggaaataaggattttatcaatttttgagTCAGACTCAAGCCGGACTCAGGCCTTGGGTCTTAAGTGTTAGACTGGACCCAGGCCTAACTTAGCCCGGTCCGTTGCCACCCCTATCTATGAGTCCCATCCCATCAACGTTTTGGTTCACTGAACCATGGGTTCACTTTTAGAAACGGAGCACTCTATAATCCTCTTTCCATCAATGGGGAATTATCACATACATCTGAATGTATGGTCATTAACCTACTATCgaacttttgtgggccctaccacaaTGTTCGAGTTCCATCCAACCcataaactcaagtgggccaaaacaaaggaaacaatggaagaTATTGGGGAGGGCGaagccaccgttgaaacttgcATATGAAATGTGGGTCCACAGTGTAGTGTTGTATATCTGCCGTCCAACCCAGTAATCAGTTCCCCCATCAGGAGGAAAGGGGCACATAGAGACCCAACGCcccatttcaaaactcaggtgggccacaccacatgaatataTAGATTTCAGTAGTCACTGCACATTTCtccctgtggtgtgtcccacctgagtatTGGCTCAGGATGGTTCATGGAATGGACAGTGAACATGAGGAGACAAATTCCACGCACCTacggatgggccccacagagctggaATGTATGGTATAAACTCATCTCAACAGATTaaaaaaaccaaaagaagaaaaagaagaccaCATAAAATTGAATACATTAAAGAAAGGTAAAACGGGCCACATCAAACAGGCACAGTAGGTGGATCACCACTTGTTGCAGACACttgattttgggccccacccatcaacCTCCTACACATCTTCACCATCCACTTCCACAACCACACAATCCCATCATACAAATGAAGGGCTATGAATATCCCAATCCCCCCTATAATTCCATTAGCTATAGAGTAAGTGAGGGGCATGAGCAACATGGTCAAGAAAGCTGGCACACCTTCCTTAATCTCCCCCCACTCAATGTCCCTCACCactctcatcatcatcactccCACCAGGACTAAAGAGGGTCCCACAGCCCATGGTGGGACACTGGCCATCAGTGGGGTGAAAAACAAGGACAAGAAGAAACAAATCCCCACCGTCAGTGCCGTTAGCCCGGTCCTTCCCCCTTCTCTGATCCCCGCCGATGATTCAACGTACGTCGTGAGAGTGGACGATCCGAGCGCCGATCCAACGATTGTAGAGCTTGCATCCACTATAAATGCTAGATATTCACCTTCAAAATGACCCTTTTCATCCACAAATCCTCCAAATTGGGCCATGGAGTACATTGTCCCAGTAGTATCAAGCACATCCACATAGAACAATGTAACTAGAGCTATCCAAACATCACTCCTATTGAAATCACTGAAACTAAAGGCCCCAGCTGTGGATTTGATCTTATGAAAATCCACAACCTTCTTGAAATATTCATAACTAGTGTCCCCAACTGGGCTGTCTGGAAAAAATGTGACACTAGTGTCCCTAATCCAAGACACCAATGTCACAAAAACAATCCCATATATCATCCCACCCTTAATATCCTTCATTAAGCTATACGACGTGATTAAGAACCCGACCGTGCCGAGCCAGAACGTCGGGCTCTCCATCTTGCCACCCTCACATGCACCAGTCAGGGGGTTGGTGTGAGCACAAGCTGTGAGTGTGACCAATGTGGAATTATTAGGGCCCACAAGGCCCACACCTTGGTGGGGTTGGAGCCCAACAAATGCTAGAAACAAACCAATGCCGGCCGCGCAAGCAAGCCGGACTGACTGAGGGATGAGACGGGCAATCTTTGAACGTAGCCCAATTGCAGACAAGGCGAGGAAAGCGCATCCTTCGAGTAGGACGATGGCGAGAGCGGTTTGATAAGATATGGACCCAGACCCATGAAAGCCCACTAGGTTGTAAGCAAAGTAGGCATTGGCTCCCATGCCTGGGGCTAAGGCTAATGGCAGATTGGCTAAAATACCCATTGCAAAACACCCAATCATAGATGACAAGACAGTAGCCATTATAAGGTCTTTTTTGACATTTGATAGACATTTTTGGTAGCCTATGTTTGATTGGAACTTACATTCTGGACCAGGTTTATgaatgtggtgtgggtgtgtgtgtatgttaGCGGAGTGCGACGTGCAGTCGGAGACAGTGCACGTCGCGCCGGAGTCTGCGAGTATGGTGGCATTGACTGAGATAATGTAAGCCATGGTGAGGAAGGTGGCAATGCCTGCTCGGATTTCCTTAGTGAAACAGGTCTTTCGAGCTTCTAGCTTGAAGTATTTTCCAACCATGCTCTTGGAGATTGTTTTGTTCAGACGCTTCTCAGCATCCCTGCATGACTCTAGTAGAcctgtgcaaggcccacctcccattctctctctctctctctctctctctctctctctctcttgagaaACCTTGAAATGGTTTATGGAAGGTTTATATGAGACATGGTATATATTCCTGAATGGCACTAGGTTGTAAGGTCTAATTTTAGTAGCATGAGCTGTCGACCAGAGGCACGTGATTGACCcttttcagttctgacaagtggggaccatttttggatgatctgaaccattggtCTGTATTATATAATTGTGGGTGGACcattctttaaaattttaaattaaataaaataataatcttTGGACATTTTCAGTTGAAACTGGACATTACTCGCTTCTTGGACGTCTATTTAGAGGACACAACTTGGAAGGTTATGATTGTCCCATTgatgagatttatttatttatttattttattgggcATGGTTTATCCCCCAGGGCTGCCATGAAAAAAATTGtgaagatggacggtctggatctaatCCACATGTTAGGATTATTCTTGGATGAATGTCTCTTATTTTGGCCGGCCAATGCTGAGAATCTGTTTTGTGGCTTGAAAAAGGGGTGGCTCTAATAGAAAGCGCCGAcattttgatggtttggatcttcttatcagtgtttttttttttttttgttttttttttaaatggaaggTCCGGATGATTGGTTAGATGGTCCAATGGATAAGGACTGCATGTAAGGTTTGAAGAGTCTTGCTATGTGCAGACGCGTGTACAATAAAGCTCCTGCACACGCCACACATGTTCCATCATGGCACATGTAcgtaagatccaatccatccattgagtTGGTCTGAGCTTGCGCATGATTTCCAAAAGTAATGGTTCAATAGCATTTAGGCCCCAATATTCGAAACAGATGGATGAGTTataaaacttcagccaagttctTCAGAGCCGTATATTTGTTTTTCTGACTGTAGCTCATTTGGAAATTGGATTAACTTATGTTTTGGGATAGATTATCAATATATTTATACctttctgatgaatggattggatctctgaCCTATCGTGCCatactggcacatgtgtggcgtgtacatAAGCTTTATTtcacacgcgtgtgggcttagcaaaagcCAGGTGTAAatgcaggaagcggattggctggtgtactacccCGCCCGTCCTTAGCTCCGAACGACCacttctgtgggcgggcccaccgtgaggtTATCTATATATTCAAACCGTCTATCGTTTTTCACAAATTATTTgtaggcatcaaaacaaaaataaggtagatcccgCGAATAACCGGACCATACCAGAAATGACCCTTGTATTTAATGCAATTGTCATTTAATACTATGCGCATTCCAATGCAATCAAGCTTATTATTCGGTGTGCTCCAGCTGAGGgttggatcagccttatttttgtgtTAATACGTTAGGATGATTTGAAAAAATTATAAAcagtacatatacatcacagtgggcctacccACGTGACTGCCCGTTCGGaactagggacgggcggggtagtacacaatccgcttccccacaTCCGCTAAATAGCTGTTGtactgatgtcagcaagttctatagGTCTTActatgggtatattttatatccaaaaGTGCCCATTCATTCGGCAACCTTGTCTTAAGAATCGATACTAAAATCAAGACAAATTTAACTATCAAGTTGACCACGAtacaaaaagtagtgggagattgaatgttTACTATTGTAATATTTTTAGAGCTACTGAAGtcttagatcaatatgaaatttgtttttcctcttcattcgaatctttataatcttatgaacaaattggatggaaaataaacattgtgatgggctttacaaattatttaacagtgaaaatcattatctccactgatatttgtggtgtggtccagttgatattttgatataaatgtttttttttataatactttaaaataatctctaaatatagatgataaggtgtagatataataaatacattactatggtcccatgtagctttgatctcctttgatgcTCATCCTCGCACGAcacggcagctatatagctggtgcgtggtacaccggccaatccacttcccaacgggcccaccataacatttatattccatccaatttgttcattacGTCACAAGGACCTacatgaagtggaaaaacaaatttcatattgatcgaaaacttctgtgacccgaaaagggtttcaatggtagacggtcAATCTCGCATTTCTTTTTtgcggtgtggttcacctaatatttaaatctgtcttatttttcatctaagccttaagatgagcttctaaaataaatgaacggttaatataacacataccccattatCAAACCCCCTGCCGTGGTTGGTGTGAGGTCCACCGGCAAATCCGCTTCCGATAATTGGGGGAGCGAATTCAGTCAGGTCAGATCTTTTCCGGGGAGCCCACCTGGAAATATGTGTCGTGCatctacgtcgtccatccatatttccagcACATTTTCATGCATGGACccgaaaatgaaacagatccaaacattaggtaaaccataccacagaaaacggAAATCATCGAAGgcctaccgttaaaaagttcctaaagtccacggtaatgtttatttcccatccaacccgttgcTAATGTCCACAAACCTGGATAGAATTCGGATCTTCTGTTGAGAGGAGCAGACATTTCCTGTTTTCCTGTATTTTGATTAGGCCACGTCATCAGGGTGGCCCAATCACATTATAAAGAACagagatgaacagtgtggatatacaatacttacatcgaggtggaccccacagaaagACCTGAAGGAAGCCGGTCCGCGACCTTACTACATCCGCGTCCGGATCCTTGACCATGTTTCTAGGAGAATATTATTTTGTAACTCTTGTGTAAAATGTCATGCCatgatttttatcacatccaacccgttcataaggatTTAACTGCCATTAAGTCGATCCAACTATTATTTGAGCCACTGCATAAATAAGAGGTTTATGAGTGGTTgtccactattttttatggtgtggccaaccGTTTTGTGTTTATATAAATCAACCGGCGAATTAAGTGACCCTCATCATGATGATCACATCATAAAAAGCACTCAGGACAATAaaattattaggtgggccacatcactaaAAAAATGGATAACCATCAAAACCTTCCAAATTCATGTGGTGACCACATGATGGTTGTATTAATCTGATTTTTAGACGTCCAACTTTCAGGTTGGCTCTAACCTCTTGGACGGGTCGGATgccatacatacaccatggtaggctCTATCCACAACGTTTGTTGGACACGCTTTTTTACAAACATTGCGGAGGATCTGGCCTCAAGATCTTTGTAGTTAATCCATTTAATCCTTTTAAATGCAGCGAATCCTCGACCGAGGAAATGCAGATTGAATCAGATATTTTTTTGTTTATGTAAATGGGCTCATATCccagtgatccggaccattgatcTTGAAACCCACTGCTAATTAATCAGGCCCGAGATATCTCCGAATCAAAACAATCCTAccctttcaatttgtggcctgTTCAAAGTCAATAATAGAAATACTGCAACAGTCCAATTTCAACGGCAGAAGCTCTATGATTAGTTGTCGTTATCTAGCAACCTAGACCCTTGCACAACATCCACACCCACCGAAATCCAACAGACCAATGGATTAGATTCACTGAAACATGGAGCCCACTACTGTAAACCTCCTGTGGCCAGGATCATAAAGTACGGTCGGGGAGAGTTatttgggaagcggattagctgaaGTACCATAAAcaagctatgtagctggtgtattgatgtcagcaagttatgtgggtcgtaTCATGagttatgtattatatctaaaccgtccatccatttttcaagctcgtcataaggcttgagacgaaaaataagagagatctaactatcaactggaccacactaaaaaaagcagagggggattgaacgtttgccattgaaacccttttggggttcactgaagttttagatcaatacgaaatttgtttttccccttcatctgggtctttgtgacgttacgagcagattggatggaaaataaacgttatggtgagccctatgaaatttttaactgtgaaaatcattatctctgctgttatatgtggtgtggtccagttgaattttggatatgattaatgcTTTGGGTAgtagtctaaaatgatctcgaaaaatggatgaacggtgtggatataataaatacatcctttttggggccatgtaactttgatctcctttgaaccgttcgtacaactcggggctcgaggagcgtcagcgctcgtcttcgcacgtaCCTacacatatagctggtgtgttgtacacggaaacggattggctactccccctgacaccggcccagtggctggtggtcggggccccaccatgatgtatgtgtttcatcctttccaatcattttattgcttgatccaaaaaaatgagaggtatataaatctcaggtggaccacacctcaaaaaaacaatagtgattggatatccatcattaaaatcctcctaaggccactgtactatttatttgacatccaataggttgattagttcatacagtcccagatgaagggaaaaaacaaaaatccactcaatccaaaacttttatagctccaaaatgtttttttaaTAGTCGATGcttaatcaacattgtttcctgtaatgtggtctaattAAGATCGAGATATAACTCATTTCtggtctcatgccgtaaaatgatctgtaaaaatagatggatgacataaatgaaacacatagatcacagtggggcccacatagcaccgaccaccagctattggctggtgtaaaggggcagtagccaatccgtttccgttatacaccagccaatcggcttctaGTTAttcaatggaaacggattggcaactccccTCCCCTGCCACCGCCAcgggctggtggtcagtgctatgtgggcctgccatgatgtaacgccttgaaaatcgggggtcgagcataaactcaatatacgagttccaacgcatcacttatgcaacataaataatgataattaaatgttgtctatgttagtgcattaatcatgagtgaaattataccaaaacagtaattcatactccagatcaattcatataatgcaagcggaagactgaaaaatgtatataaacgtatatgaaccaaaaagatcacaatcggtctccagagtatgaatacatcactgagtcatcatatacacgTAACAgatcaaaatagttcaactataaaaataaaccctgtagtcccgtcgatccggatggcctaagcgaaacccctGGAGAACTGTATATataagaactcatcctgatcatcatagtaatcaggctccgcctcctgagtcgcatcatcatctgc is drawn from Magnolia sinica isolate HGM2019 chromosome 5, MsV1, whole genome shotgun sequence and contains these coding sequences:
- the LOC131247372 gene encoding adenine/guanine permease AZG2, with the protein product MGGGPCTGLLESCRDAEKRLNKTISKSMVGKYFKLEARKTCFTKEIRAGIATFLTMAYIISVNATILADSGATCTVSDCTSHSANIHTHPHHIHKPGPECKFQSNIGYQKCLSNVKKDLIMATVLSSMIGCFAMGILANLPLALAPGMGANAYFAYNLVGFHGSGSISYQTALAIVLLEGCAFLALSAIGLRSKIARLIPQSVRLACAAGIGLFLAFVGLQPHQGVGLVGPNNSTLVTLTACAHTNPLTGACEGGKMESPTFWLGTVGFLITSYSLMKDIKGGMIYGIVFVTLVSWIRDTSVTFFPDSPVGDTSYEYFKKVVDFHKIKSTAGAFSFSDFNRSDVWIALVTLFYVDVLDTTGTMYSMAQFGGFVDEKGHFEGEYLAFIVDASSTIVGSALGSSTLTTYVESSAGIREGGRTGLTALTVGICFFLSLFFTPLMASVPPWAVGPSLVLVGVMMMRVVRDIEWGEIKEGVPAFLTMLLMPLTYSIANGIIGGIGIFIALHLYDGIVWLWKWMVKMCRRLMGGAQNQVSATSGDPPTVPV